In Armatimonadota bacterium, the following are encoded in one genomic region:
- a CDS encoding class I SAM-dependent methyltransferase, which produces MRNSNLEKMLYEREAVLVSEYDAALDLASFDTRDTVLDVATGSGRMLLQILKRGYSVISGDINQEALDKTRERLGSLADKPTLVILDAHKLPFDEGSFHAITFVNAIHEIDNPSGVLDEITRVLADNGRLLIVEFNAKGFELMELHHQMQGKGKHRKGEMSTEDIDQHLRSSFDSVETKEFTITRAWVASGKKTAANELFGVLDERAIAEALSKAQLEED; this is translated from the coding sequence TTGCGCAACTCCAATCTTGAAAAGATGCTGTACGAGCGGGAGGCTGTGCTTGTCAGCGAGTACGATGCGGCGCTTGACCTTGCAAGCTTCGATACTAGGGATACGGTCCTGGATGTCGCCACCGGCTCAGGCCGAATGCTCTTGCAGATTCTAAAGCGGGGATATTCGGTGATATCAGGCGACATCAACCAAGAGGCATTGGACAAAACCAGGGAGCGACTCGGCAGTCTAGCCGATAAACCCACGCTTGTAATCTTGGATGCACACAAGCTTCCGTTCGATGAAGGCAGTTTCCACGCAATAACTTTTGTGAATGCCATCCATGAAATTGACAATCCAAGCGGTGTGCTTGACGAAATAACACGGGTGCTAGCTGATAATGGAAGGCTACTCATAGTGGAGTTCAATGCAAAGGGATTTGAGTTGATGGAACTGCACCATCAGATGCAAGGCAAGGGGAAACACCGAAAGGGCGAGATGTCCACCGAAGACATCGACCAGCATTTGCGCTCATCGTTCGATAGTGTTGAGACCAAGGAGTTCACTATCACACGCGCGTGGGTTGCTTCAGGAAAGAAGACGGCAGCCAATGAGCTGTTTGGCGTTTTAGATGAGAGGGCAATCGCTGAAGCTCTTTCGAAAGCACAGCTAGAAGAAGACTGA
- a CDS encoding ATP-binding protein — protein sequence MINTTTIAVASGKGGTGKTTIATNLARVAEMQGFDVSYLDCDVEEPNGHIFLKPMLEKTTSVFVPVPVVDKDKCTACGKCKEICQYSAIALLGKTVLTFPNLCHGCGGCVLVCPTGAITEAGREVGVVEEGTANGIKFVHGKLRIGEAMSPPLIREVRKKKTDGGLNIIDAPPGTSCPVIQSVRGANYVLLVTEPTPFGLNDLKLAVEMLRVLKLPFGVVVNRADIGDEAVFDYCASESIEVLLQIPDDKRIAEAYSRGKLIIEALPEYTAAFESLLKGVTIAQLQS from the coding sequence GTGATAAATACAACTACCATTGCGGTGGCCAGCGGGAAAGGCGGCACCGGCAAGACAACCATAGCGACTAATTTGGCGCGCGTTGCGGAAATGCAGGGATTTGACGTCAGCTACCTTGACTGCGACGTTGAGGAACCGAACGGCCACATATTCCTGAAGCCTATGCTTGAGAAAACGACCTCCGTTTTTGTTCCCGTTCCCGTTGTGGATAAGGACAAATGTACGGCTTGCGGAAAGTGCAAGGAGATATGCCAGTACAGCGCGATAGCACTACTCGGCAAAACTGTCCTCACATTTCCAAATCTATGCCATGGATGTGGCGGTTGTGTGCTGGTCTGTCCGACAGGCGCAATAACCGAGGCTGGCCGCGAAGTAGGAGTTGTTGAAGAGGGAACGGCGAACGGAATTAAATTTGTGCATGGGAAGCTCAGAATTGGCGAGGCGATGTCACCACCTCTTATAAGAGAAGTCAGAAAGAAAAAAACAGACGGCGGTTTGAACATAATCGATGCTCCCCCCGGCACTTCCTGCCCGGTAATACAATCAGTGAGAGGAGCTAATTATGTGCTCCTTGTTACTGAGCCGACACCGTTTGGCCTAAATGATTTGAAGCTGGCCGTTGAGATGCTCAGGGTACTGAAGCTGCCATTTGGGGTTGTTGTAAACCGTGCCGATATTGGCGACGAAGCCGTTTTCGACTACTGCGCCAGCGAGTCCATTGAGGTGCTTTTGCAAATACCTGACGACAAACGAATTGCAGAAGCTTACTCGCGAGGCAAACTTATCATCGAGGCACTGCCCGAATATACCGCGGCGTTCGAATCGCTGCTGAAAGGTGTTACTATTGCGCAACTCCAATCTTGA
- a CDS encoding NifB/NifX family molybdenum-iron cluster-binding protein — protein MRVAITAKEPSIESNVDQRFGRARYLIVIDTETGNTEVHDNEVNLNAVQGAGIQTAQNVVLLNVEAVLTGHVGPNAFRVLSAAGIRTYVGFQGTVGEAIEEFKSGKLNPIDSADVEKHW, from the coding sequence ATGAGAGTGGCAATCACTGCAAAAGAACCGTCTATTGAAAGCAATGTTGACCAAAGGTTCGGACGTGCTCGGTATCTCATAGTCATTGACACTGAGACCGGAAATACCGAGGTGCATGATAACGAAGTCAACCTGAACGCCGTACAGGGCGCGGGGATACAGACAGCCCAGAATGTTGTTTTACTGAACGTCGAAGCAGTTCTAACAGGTCACGTGGGACCGAACGCTTTCCGCGTTCTGTCGGCTGCGGGAATCAGAACTTACGTGGGGTTTCAAGGCACTGTTGGAGAAGCTATTGAGGAGTTCAAGTCTGGAAAGCTAAACCCAATAGACTCTGCTGATGTGGAGAAGCACTGGTAA
- a CDS encoding DUF5320 domain-containing protein → MADGKYLTEVNQMPGMDGTGPAGQGPMTGRGQGPCNPLGTNSSQATPQQPISWLGKILQGTLGSFGLGAYGIRRGGGRGMGGGRRQGRGRRRTF, encoded by the coding sequence GTGGCGGATGGTAAATATCTAACGGAGGTTAATCAGATGCCAGGAATGGATGGAACAGGTCCTGCTGGACAAGGACCTATGACGGGTAGAGGACAAGGGCCTTGTAACCCTCTTGGAACTAATAGTTCACAAGCGACCCCACAGCAGCCAATTAGCTGGCTTGGAAAAATACTGCAAGGGACACTTGGCAGTTTCGGCCTTGGAGCCTATGGCATTCGCCGAGGAGGCGGTCGTGGTATGGGAGGTGGCCGAAGACAAGGCCGAGGCAGGAGACGCACTTTCTGA
- a CDS encoding NifB/NifX family molybdenum-iron cluster-binding protein gives MKVAVCSTGNTLDALVDPRFGRCAYFVIVDTETFDASAVQNPGAMSAQGAGIQAAQVLSSLGVSAVIAGNLGPNAYQALSAAGIKVYSCAGETVRNAVNLLKAGALQEISAPTVAAHFGMNAPPSQGPGMGMGGGMGLGRGMGRGGRGRGGW, from the coding sequence ATGAAAGTAGCAGTTTGCTCAACAGGCAACACACTCGATGCGCTGGTTGACCCCAGATTTGGCAGGTGTGCGTATTTCGTCATTGTTGACACAGAGACGTTCGATGCATCTGCCGTCCAAAACCCTGGGGCAATGTCGGCGCAAGGCGCGGGAATTCAAGCGGCACAAGTGCTCTCATCCCTTGGGGTGTCGGCCGTGATAGCCGGCAATCTGGGTCCGAATGCGTACCAAGCGCTCTCTGCGGCTGGAATCAAGGTATACTCGTGCGCGGGAGAAACCGTGAGGAACGCAGTGAATCTACTCAAAGCAGGAGCACTACAAGAAATCTCTGCGCCGACAGTTGCAGCCCACTTTGGAATGAATGCCCCTCCCAGCCAAGGACCAGGAATGGGCATGGGCGGCGGTATGGGCCTCGGCCGAGGCATGGGTCGTGGAGGCCGTGGGCGTGGCGGATGGTAA
- a CDS encoding DUF5320 domain-containing protein, with the protein MRYRNMYYLTGLPGWMRFGYSPGWVGRSATGLGPCAEYLITGRWPTFQAAPMAQSGAPGGWPGFEPQTRLEFLRKQAEILEQQLATIKSQIENLEKAQTK; encoded by the coding sequence ATGAGATATCGGAACATGTATTATCTTACAGGCTTGCCTGGATGGATGCGATTCGGCTACAGCCCCGGTTGGGTCGGTCGGAGCGCGACAGGGCTGGGCCCTTGTGCAGAGTACCTCATAACTGGTCGGTGGCCTACTTTTCAAGCGGCGCCAATGGCACAATCTGGCGCTCCAGGTGGCTGGCCAGGCTTTGAGCCGCAGACGCGGCTGGAGTTCCTGAGGAAGCAAGCCGAGATACTCGAACAGCAACTCGCTACCATTAAGTCCCAGATTGAGAATCTGGAAAAAGCTCAGACCAAATAA
- a CDS encoding DUF5320 domain-containing protein has product MPKGDGTGPLGLGPMTGRRVGYCAGYCMSGFANPAVLSFGCGAARWRGNRIGFEPSFRTRPTGGYSFYTGFATPVTEVFPKQPRLKKGPS; this is encoded by the coding sequence ATGCCAAAAGGTGATGGGACCGGCCCCCTCGGATTAGGACCTATGACCGGTCGAAGGGTTGGGTATTGTGCCGGTTACTGCATGTCGGGATTCGCTAACCCTGCAGTCTTAAGCTTCGGTTGCGGAGCGGCGCGATGGCGCGGAAACAGAATCGGCTTCGAACCTTCGTTCCGCACAAGACCGACTGGAGGGTATTCCTTTTATACCGGATTCGCCACGCCGGTAACCGAAGTGTTCCCAAAACAACCACGGCTGAAAAAAGGACCAAGCTAG
- a CDS encoding PadR family transcriptional regulator: MPRRYCHRHAARGPCTCAMGNLYRFVEPVVLYMLAKKGSAYGYELAADLADHALTDAEIDRGALYRTLQRLEAMGYVTSDWDTSGSGPPRHVYRITESGRGHLREWSVVLSNLARSMDAFVHDVKSLGEADTESAESPIADVH, translated from the coding sequence ATGCCCAGAAGATATTGCCATCGGCACGCGGCTAGAGGCCCGTGCACCTGTGCGATGGGAAATCTCTATAGGTTTGTAGAGCCGGTTGTTCTGTATATGCTGGCGAAAAAGGGGTCAGCTTATGGCTACGAACTCGCGGCTGACTTGGCCGACCACGCTCTTACCGACGCCGAGATTGACCGCGGAGCGCTTTATCGAACCCTTCAGCGACTTGAAGCGATGGGGTATGTTACCTCCGACTGGGACACCAGCGGGTCCGGTCCACCACGCCACGTTTACAGAATTACTGAAAGCGGCAGGGGACATCTTCGCGAATGGTCTGTGGTTTTGAGCAACCTGGCTCGCTCCATGGATGCCTTTGTGCATGACGTGAAGTCCCTTGGCGAAGCTGATACGGAATCGGCTGAATCACCGATTGCAGATGTACATTAG
- a CDS encoding porin: MKHCRFLLALALLTCIITSSSVGSTTHKWQGYFQVCYTNPEDRADYLSLRRLKLYGGGPISGNWSYYLQFLYKTNNRSSTDNQIVVQEASASTQSGSVKLTVGQFKPPFGMERFTSDSVLALIDRSQPTDKLVPNGSLGMSFARDRGIQIERKIGKVGRCAVGVFDGNGANEPLEGNGPLVVGRFIYEPCSAAKRFHSELAVSWRKDHDIDFTGQLPGAPPGYANFSGNDVRQNIAIAYDFGKNSLRCEYFAARYHSNKSAIPSIDAQGYYLQWAYAVSRKWLLAARLEAMDPDRSVVNSKDISWLTIGATYYIKSDYHKIQVNYIFKSEKAGEINNDAIVAQYQRFF; the protein is encoded by the coding sequence TTGAAACATTGTAGATTTCTTCTAGCGCTGGCGTTGCTTACATGTATAATAACTTCATCCAGCGTAGGTTCCACCACTCACAAGTGGCAAGGCTATTTCCAGGTGTGCTATACTAACCCAGAAGATCGTGCCGATTACCTAAGTCTGCGCAGGCTTAAGCTGTATGGAGGCGGTCCCATTTCTGGCAATTGGAGCTACTACTTGCAGTTCCTGTATAAAACGAATAACCGCAGCTCAACTGATAACCAAATAGTCGTTCAGGAGGCAAGTGCTAGTACGCAATCTGGTTCTGTCAAGCTCACAGTAGGACAGTTCAAGCCACCTTTTGGAATGGAACGGTTTACCTCCGATTCCGTGCTCGCATTAATTGACCGCAGTCAGCCGACCGATAAGTTGGTTCCAAACGGCAGCCTGGGAATGTCGTTTGCCCGTGATCGAGGCATCCAAATTGAACGAAAGATTGGTAAAGTTGGCCGATGCGCAGTTGGGGTGTTCGACGGGAACGGTGCTAACGAGCCATTAGAGGGCAATGGCCCGCTGGTAGTTGGGCGCTTTATATACGAGCCATGTTCTGCGGCAAAGCGATTTCATTCCGAACTTGCCGTATCCTGGCGCAAAGATCATGATATTGACTTTACTGGTCAGCTTCCAGGCGCTCCGCCAGGTTATGCAAATTTCTCAGGCAATGATGTTCGGCAGAATATCGCGATTGCCTATGATTTTGGCAAAAATTCGCTTCGCTGTGAGTACTTTGCGGCTCGGTATCACAGCAACAAATCTGCGATTCCCAGCATAGATGCACAGGGATATTATCTGCAATGGGCTTACGCTGTATCTAGGAAGTGGTTGCTGGCTGCACGTCTTGAAGCTATGGACCCTGACCGTTCGGTTGTGAACTCGAAGGATATATCATGGCTCACAATTGGCGCTACTTACTACATAAAATCCGACTACCACAAGATTCAAGTTAACTACATATTTAAGTCGGAAAAGGCTGGCGAGATTAATAATGATGCTATAGTAGCGCAGTATCAAAGATTTTTCTGA
- a CDS encoding ROK family protein, which translates to MSTNCQAIGVEIGGTTLRIGLVDEKGNVGHTIRLSSSDLYNQNTATERLIVHITEFLWEIQKSFDECNGIGIAAAGYVDNNAKTMVVASNLGWRNFALGREVEDLIGKPVVMDKDTNMAALGEFSVGAGRSLSSFIYVALGTGVGGAIIHEGRLLRGRRNSGGDFGHVFAGGDWKCGCGFVGCLETVAGGVAIARKAREAIEAGSKSIITDLVNNKPSDITAQTVAKASSEGDALARQILTEAGNAVGVALVNIIRMVGPEAVILGGSVGKVKEIFETVKAYVEENSAFPGTDLPPVKVLPAALGDSAAIIGAGLVCSKLLPD; encoded by the coding sequence ATGTCTACTAATTGTCAAGCCATAGGCGTAGAAATTGGTGGGACCACGCTCAGGATAGGCCTTGTTGACGAGAAGGGCAATGTTGGGCATACAATTCGACTTTCTTCCTCTGATTTATATAATCAAAATACCGCGACAGAACGCTTAATTGTGCATATCACCGAGTTCTTATGGGAGATTCAAAAATCGTTTGATGAGTGTAACGGCATTGGAATCGCCGCGGCTGGATACGTTGATAATAATGCAAAGACGATGGTAGTTGCTTCAAACCTAGGTTGGCGGAATTTCGCCCTTGGGAGGGAAGTCGAGGACCTAATTGGCAAACCGGTTGTGATGGACAAGGATACAAATATGGCCGCGCTAGGCGAATTCTCCGTCGGGGCTGGTCGAAGTCTCAGTTCCTTTATTTATGTTGCGCTTGGAACTGGGGTTGGTGGTGCGATAATTCACGAAGGAAGATTACTTCGGGGCAGGAGAAACAGCGGCGGAGACTTTGGCCATGTCTTTGCAGGGGGAGATTGGAAGTGCGGCTGTGGGTTCGTTGGTTGCCTAGAAACAGTCGCAGGCGGAGTGGCAATCGCAAGGAAAGCGAGAGAAGCAATTGAGGCGGGTTCGAAATCAATAATTACAGACTTGGTTAACAACAAACCTTCCGACATCACTGCTCAAACAGTGGCAAAAGCGAGCAGCGAAGGAGACGCGTTGGCACGACAAATATTGACCGAGGCTGGAAATGCAGTTGGTGTTGCGCTTGTGAACATAATACGAATGGTTGGGCCTGAAGCGGTAATTCTAGGTGGAAGTGTCGGCAAGGTTAAAGAAATATTCGAAACCGTGAAGGCTTATGTAGAGGAAAACAGCGCTTTTCCTGGAACCGACCTGCCACCAGTTAAGGTGCTCCCAGCTGCTCTTGGCGATTCTGCTGCAATCATTGGGGCGGGGCTGGTTTGTTCCAAACTGTTACCTGACTGA
- a CDS encoding LysM domain-containing protein — protein MEEKLEKNIKRRIWIERAFLILIIIIIAGWAASQHFGGKPCTICVDGNAIVTVESTAAAKALLNQLRTPSEVKIRHTRFDKIVTLRPARQNAEVVPIPEAAGMLENLLSVMAEAFAISVNEEPIVALAKEEDALKTLEIVKKRFASKVDNLSEEPTFKENVGIERKYVEISKICPTPEKAADILVSTTEEPIYHVVKAGDRAVFIAQQYEVSLTDLKKLNPNINLDALVEGDRLLIKPPKPPVTVITKSLITKVTEVTAPSELRYRTGTKTGKRVTKTVITFENGKPVNSEVISQVTVWNKPAPPQ, from the coding sequence ATGGAGGAAAAGCTCGAAAAAAACATTAAGCGCAGGATATGGATTGAGCGTGCTTTCTTAATTTTGATAATTATCATAATTGCAGGATGGGCGGCTTCTCAACACTTCGGTGGGAAGCCGTGCACAATCTGTGTTGATGGCAATGCAATCGTTACTGTGGAATCAACCGCCGCCGCAAAAGCTTTGCTAAACCAATTGAGAACCCCAAGTGAGGTAAAAATCCGACACACCAGGTTTGACAAAATCGTTACGCTTCGTCCTGCTCGGCAAAACGCGGAAGTCGTCCCCATCCCGGAAGCCGCCGGAATGCTTGAAAACCTATTATCAGTTATGGCTGAAGCATTTGCAATTTCTGTAAATGAAGAACCAATTGTTGCACTCGCCAAAGAAGAAGACGCCCTAAAGACCCTTGAGATTGTAAAGAAACGTTTCGCAAGCAAAGTTGATAATCTCAGCGAGGAACCCACCTTCAAAGAAAATGTAGGCATCGAGCGCAAGTATGTGGAAATCAGCAAAATCTGCCCTACCCCAGAAAAAGCCGCCGATATTCTTGTGTCAACCACCGAAGAGCCAATTTATCATGTCGTGAAGGCCGGCGACCGCGCTGTATTCATCGCTCAACAATATGAAGTTTCGCTAACCGATCTCAAAAAACTCAACCCAAACATTAATCTAGATGCTTTGGTTGAGGGAGATAGACTGCTAATAAAGCCTCCTAAGCCGCCGGTTACGGTAATAACCAAAAGCTTAATCACAAAGGTAACAGAAGTAACAGCACCTTCAGAACTCAGATATCGAACTGGCACCAAAACTGGAAAGCGTGTAACAAAAACGGTGATAACTTTTGAGAATGGCAAACCTGTCAATTCCGAGGTCATCAGTCAGGTAACAGTTTGGAACAAACCAGCCCCGCCCCAATGA
- a CDS encoding polysaccharide deacetylase family protein: protein MRRTRKSCLPGCIKYTAALLLLAAVGFGAAYLLSQNRRELPKSFPTAPQHAPSTRTQPIAPAWEQTPSRHKPPKPSEAEQTAKAENPISHPSVDSASKESEASIRKSPKPTITSKEQWNEVSHGSRMKPLIALTFDAGADSSPTYEILNVLAKHNLHCTFFLTGKWIERNPELTRRIATEGHEIGNHTYSHRSLPKLPDGEIVNELARVDDLVIRLTGRSTKPLARVPYGSRDKRVLRILAENGYRSIYWDVDSWDAFKRGITANEIRQRVLSHVQNGSIVLMHCGSKATADALDSIIETLQSSGYQIVTVSELIGI from the coding sequence GTGCGTAGAACTCGCAAATCATGTTTGCCGGGCTGTATCAAATATACGGCAGCTCTACTACTGCTAGCAGCCGTAGGATTTGGAGCGGCATATCTCCTATCGCAAAACAGGAGGGAACTTCCCAAAAGTTTTCCTACGGCTCCTCAGCACGCCCCTTCTACAAGAACACAGCCAATTGCGCCTGCATGGGAGCAAACACCTTCTCGTCACAAGCCGCCCAAACCATCCGAAGCCGAACAAACAGCAAAAGCCGAAAATCCTATCTCGCACCCAAGCGTTGATTCCGCTTCCAAAGAATCTGAGGCATCAATTAGGAAGTCGCCTAAGCCAACGATTACCTCAAAGGAACAATGGAACGAGGTTTCTCATGGGAGCAGAATGAAGCCTTTGATTGCTCTAACATTCGATGCTGGCGCAGATAGCAGCCCAACTTACGAAATCTTGAATGTTTTAGCGAAGCACAACTTGCACTGCACATTCTTTCTCACAGGCAAATGGATTGAGCGCAATCCTGAACTTACCCGACGAATTGCTACCGAAGGCCATGAAATCGGCAACCACACTTATTCACATCGAAGTTTACCCAAGCTTCCCGACGGGGAAATAGTAAATGAGTTGGCACGCGTTGACGACTTGGTGATTCGCCTAACAGGCCGCAGCACCAAACCACTCGCAAGAGTACCATACGGTTCTAGGGACAAGCGAGTACTGCGCATTCTTGCAGAAAACGGCTATCGCTCTATATACTGGGATGTGGACAGTTGGGACGCATTCAAACGCGGTATTACTGCCAACGAGATTCGCCAGCGCGTGCTCAGTCATGTTCAAAACGGCTCGATTGTCCTTATGCACTGCGGCAGTAAGGCAACAGCAGATGCCCTAGATTCCATAATTGAAACGCTACAGTCATCTGGATATCAAATTGTTACCGTAAGCGAATTAATTGGTATTTGA
- a CDS encoding S41 family peptidase yields the protein MKKAFYFVLIIMLICTSFLCGFTYTDFSRNPSIPNLVALLEQAPSRLLLGIRAELESSKADVECTDAYWQIYSYISNNYFGKTPDPKQLTYSAIRGMLAALGDRYTRFLDPEQNKEMQSENRGDFEGIGAELDVKDGYVFIKNPLPNSPAKNAGLKKNDVILKVDDTLIHGMDIDEVVKRIRGPRGTKVRITIKREGVPEPMEFEITRQVIISPMVEVEMKDDESKIGYIALRQFNEKSDEQFDQALTKLEADKVQALILDLRNNPGGLLDVAVDIGSRFIDNGDIVIIQNKGGERTSLRVNPSQHNHKRYPLVVLINEMSASASEIVAGAIQDHKAGKLVGVPTFGKGLVQQIFNLEDGSAVAISTAKYLTPLGRDVDKQKIKPDVIVEPTDEDIKAENDVQLKKAIEILKAELQSNFKTTTARDHRKS from the coding sequence ATGAAAAAAGCGTTCTATTTTGTATTAATTATAATGCTGATTTGCACCTCGTTTCTATGTGGTTTCACCTACACAGATTTCTCTCGAAACCCAAGCATACCGAATTTAGTAGCCTTACTTGAACAAGCGCCCTCCAGACTGCTTCTAGGCATAAGAGCTGAACTTGAGTCTAGCAAGGCAGATGTGGAGTGCACGGATGCTTATTGGCAAATTTACTCTTACATAAGCAACAATTATTTTGGCAAAACTCCCGACCCAAAACAACTCACCTACAGCGCAATTCGCGGAATGCTTGCTGCGTTAGGCGACAGATATACTCGCTTCTTAGATCCTGAACAAAATAAGGAAATGCAAAGCGAAAATCGCGGCGACTTCGAGGGAATCGGCGCCGAGCTTGATGTTAAAGATGGCTATGTATTTATAAAAAACCCCTTGCCTAACAGCCCAGCAAAAAATGCGGGACTGAAGAAGAATGATGTCATCCTAAAAGTAGACGACACGCTAATCCACGGCATGGATATTGACGAGGTAGTCAAGCGAATTCGTGGGCCTCGTGGGACAAAGGTAAGAATTACCATCAAGCGCGAAGGCGTTCCAGAACCCATGGAATTCGAGATAACCCGCCAGGTAATTATATCACCCATGGTCGAAGTCGAAATGAAGGACGACGAAAGCAAAATCGGCTACATCGCCCTTCGGCAATTCAATGAGAAAAGCGACGAACAGTTTGACCAAGCGCTTACAAAGCTAGAAGCTGATAAGGTGCAAGCCCTAATTCTTGATCTCCGAAACAACCCTGGGGGCTTACTAGACGTCGCTGTTGATATAGGAAGCCGCTTCATTGATAACGGTGATATCGTCATCATTCAAAACAAAGGTGGCGAGAGAACATCTCTAAGAGTAAATCCTAGTCAACATAATCATAAGAGATATCCGCTAGTTGTTCTAATAAACGAAATGAGCGCTAGCGCATCCGAAATTGTGGCGGGTGCAATCCAGGACCACAAGGCTGGTAAGTTAGTAGGCGTTCCTACATTCGGCAAAGGCTTGGTTCAACAAATATTCAATCTCGAGGATGGCTCAGCGGTGGCAATCAGCACTGCAAAATATTTAACACCTCTTGGCCGAGACGTTGATAAGCAAAAGATAAAGCCGGATGTAATCGTAGAACCAACCGACGAAGACATAAAAGCAGAAAACGACGTACAGCTTAAGAAAGCTATTGAAATTCTGAAAGCAGAACTCCAGTCGAACTTTAAAACCACAACAGCTCGGGACCATAGAAAGAGCTGA
- a CDS encoding S41 family peptidase gives MRKKVHVWLAIIFIIAAFCGGKYLRSIQDRPLLIIKGASPQANALLKLAPEQTPIQVESIKPKPQIGADAEYRNLFSTVLNLCKKHYVEKITPEKEAKMAQGAIRAMLDSLDDPDTRFITPEERKLLNDVEAGIFHGTGAILALKHEKIGDLDTTNIVVVAPMQGSPADEAGLEPGDAITEVGGKWVINHDPYMEPEIQKMRKMVRNKQLDLLSYRKALDEIDARLKKGITIQDALDKLTTTTSGDLNLEVERPGKSERIKVKLRCRDTVVDPVVVKELKHGIAYVRIAQFNKRAEKEFTAEISKLQARRAKALILDVRNNPGGSLYSATYIASKLTGGGTVATIQGRNAKRSIRLPKTRSIGIPVAVLINHGTSSVAELFAGTLRDSQIATLVGTKTFGDGLVQTPVVLKDGASAIVTTGKMITPGGIDFNGHGLNPDITVENKNRKDDAQLTAAEKLLVSKIGTPKG, from the coding sequence ATGAGAAAAAAAGTTCATGTATGGCTTGCAATAATATTTATCATTGCTGCTTTTTGCGGCGGAAAATATCTTAGGTCAATTCAAGATAGGCCCTTATTGATTATAAAGGGCGCATCTCCACAGGCGAATGCTCTGCTAAAGCTAGCACCGGAGCAAACCCCTATTCAGGTAGAATCCATCAAGCCGAAACCACAAATTGGGGCGGATGCGGAGTATCGCAATCTTTTCTCGACGGTGCTTAATCTTTGCAAGAAGCATTATGTAGAAAAGATAACGCCTGAAAAAGAAGCAAAAATGGCTCAAGGCGCAATCCGCGCTATGTTGGACTCGTTAGATGACCCAGACACGCGCTTTATCACCCCTGAAGAACGCAAACTGCTGAATGATGTCGAAGCCGGCATATTCCATGGAACTGGTGCAATACTAGCTCTAAAACATGAAAAAATCGGCGATCTTGATACAACAAATATAGTCGTAGTGGCACCCATGCAGGGAAGCCCAGCGGACGAAGCCGGGCTCGAGCCTGGTGATGCCATAACCGAAGTAGGCGGAAAGTGGGTCATCAATCATGATCCATATATGGAGCCAGAAATCCAAAAGATGCGCAAGATGGTCAGGAATAAACAACTTGACCTTCTCTCTTATCGAAAAGCGCTTGACGAAATTGATGCGCGGCTAAAAAAAGGAATTACTATTCAAGATGCACTTGACAAACTCACAACCACGACATCTGGCGATTTAAATCTTGAGGTCGAACGGCCTGGCAAATCGGAGAGAATCAAGGTTAAGCTGCGCTGCCGCGACACAGTGGTAGACCCTGTTGTTGTCAAAGAACTTAAGCATGGAATTGCATACGTACGAATTGCGCAGTTTAACAAACGAGCAGAAAAGGAATTCACAGCAGAAATTAGCAAATTACAAGCGCGCAGGGCGAAGGCTCTAATCTTAGATGTGCGCAACAATCCAGGTGGGTCGCTTTATTCAGCAACATATATAGCATCTAAGCTCACAGGCGGAGGAACAGTCGCCACAATCCAGGGCAGGAACGCAAAGCGTTCAATCAGATTACCCAAGACGCGCAGTATTGGAATACCCGTTGCCGTTCTCATCAACCACGGTACATCCAGCGTGGCAGAACTTTTCGCTGGAACTCTAAGAGATTCGCAAATTGCGACCCTTGTCGGAACAAAGACTTTTGGCGATGGGTTGGTTCAAACACCGGTTGTGCTCAAGGACGGCGCATCTGCGATAGTTACGACTGGAAAAATGATAACTCCGGGCGGTATTGACTTCAATGGCCATGGGTTAAATCCAGACATAACTGTTGAGAACAAAAACCGCAAGGATGATGCTCAGCTTACTGCAGCTGAGAAGCTGTTGGTTTCTAAGATTGGGACACCAAAAGGATAA